ATCGAAGATCTGCACGGCATCGGCGCCGGCATCGATCTGGGCGACGAGATAGTCGGCTGAAACGTCAGCAAGCAGCATCAGCAGATGCTCGAAAGCGCGGGGGTGCCTGTAGGCGAAGAGACGGGCAGGCGCCTGATCCGGCGTGCCGTGACCGGCGATCATGTAGGTCGCAACCGTCCATGGCGCGCCGCAGAAGCCGAGCAGCGTCGTCTCGACCGGCAACTGCTCGCGCAGCCGCCGCACCGTTTCCAGAACCGGCCTGAGATAATCGACAACCTCTTCGCCATTCAATCTGCCGATACCGGCTTCATCGATCGGATCCATCTGCGGACCGTGGCCCTCGGTGAACCGGACATTCCGCTTCATTGCATCGGGAATGACCAGGATATCGGAAAATAGAATGGCCGCATCGAAGCCATAGCGGCGGATCGGCTGCAATGTCACTTCGACGGCATGGTCAGGCGTATAGCAGAGATCGAGAAAACTCCCTGCCTTTGCCCGCGTCTCCCGATATTCCGGGAGATAACGTCCTGCCTGTCTCATCAACCAGAGGGGAGGAGGGGACAGGCTTTCGCCACCCAAAACCCTCATGATCTTTCGGCGCGTATCGCTCAAGCGCTTT
This Rhizobium brockwellii DNA region includes the following protein-coding sequences:
- the hemE gene encoding uroporphyrinogen decarboxylase, producing the protein MSDTRRKIMRVLGGESLSPPPLWLMRQAGRYLPEYRETRAKAGSFLDLCYTPDHAVEVTLQPIRRYGFDAAILFSDILVIPDAMKRNVRFTEGHGPQMDPIDEAGIGRLNGEEVVDYLRPVLETVRRLREQLPVETTLLGFCGAPWTVATYMIAGHGTPDQAPARLFAYRHPRAFEHLLMLLADVSADYLVAQIDAGADAVQIFDSWAGVLGEKEFEAFAIRPVARMIASVKSQRPHARIIAFAKGAGYQLKTYRQKTGADAIGLDWSVPLAFAAELQKDGPVQGNLDPMRVVAGGRALEDGIDDILQHLGNGPLIFNLGHGITPQANPEHVRLLVDRVRGGA